One Algoriphagus sp. Y33 genomic window, GGATTGGGAGTTTAGTCTTTTGATGCAGTCTTTTGTCCAGACCTTTCAGCAATGCTCCACCGCCAGTCAGGTGAATGCCGTTGTCATAGATGTCCGCAGAGAGTTCCGGAGGTGAAATCTCCAATGCTTTCAGTACGGCTTCCTCAATTTTCGAAACCGATTTGTCAAGAGAGAAGGCAATTTCAGAATAAGAGACTTTGATCACCTTAGGAATCCCAGTCATCAAGTCACGGCCTCTGATCTCGTAATCTTCCGGAGGCTCGTCCAGTTCAGTCAGCGCCGATCCGATTGCGATTTTCACCTTTTCGGCAGAACGCTCACCGATCAGCAAGTTGTGCTGACGGCGCATGTAGTCCAAGATGTCTTTGGTGAATGTGTCTCCCGCCACCCTGATAGACTGATCCGCTACTATACCCGATAATGCGATCAGAGCAATCTCTGTAGTACCTCCTCCGATATCCACAATCATGGATCCCATAGGTTTTTCTATATCGATACCGATTCCGATTGCCGCGGCGATTGGTTCGAAAATCATATACACTTCTTTTGCTCCGGCGTGTTCAGCCGAATCACGTACTGCTCTTTTTTCCACTTCAGTAATTCCCGAAGGAATACATATCACCATGCGATGTGATTGGGGGAATAGTCCTTTTTTCTGGCCGGGGATCATTTTGATTAACCCCCTGATCATTTGCTCTGCGGCGTAGAAATCGGCAATCACACCATCTTTCAGTGGACGTATAGTCTTTATGTTTTCGTGTGTTTTCTCATGCATGTTCATCGCTTCACGACCCACTGCCAATACGCGGTTGGTGGTTTTGTCTATTGCGATGATAGAAGGCTCGTCAACTACGATTTTATCTTTATGAATGATCAGAGTATTTGCGGTACCGAGGTCAATTGCAATATCACTAGAGAAAAAGTCAAATAATCCCATTTTTAGGTATTGATTGTATTTATTGGAGTTAGGAGTTTAATATACTATGCTAAGCATTCATATTAAACGGGGGTCGGCAAAATTATTATCTTAATGGGACAAATTTGATAGAATCGGGATATTTTTTGGCAACAAAATCAAATGAATCTCTGGCAGCCTTAGTTTGCCGGGATTATTTCAAAAAAAAACCTAATTATCTCTAGCTCT contains:
- a CDS encoding rod shape-determining protein, whose amino-acid sequence is MGLFDFFSSDIAIDLGTANTLIIHKDKIVVDEPSIIAIDKTTNRVLAVGREAMNMHEKTHENIKTIRPLKDGVIADFYAAEQMIRGLIKMIPGQKKGLFPQSHRMVICIPSGITEVEKRAVRDSAEHAGAKEVYMIFEPIAAAIGIGIDIEKPMGSMIVDIGGGTTEIALIALSGIVADQSIRVAGDTFTKDILDYMRRQHNLLIGERSAEKVKIAIGSALTELDEPPEDYEIRGRDLMTGIPKVIKVSYSEIAFSLDKSVSKIEEAVLKALEISPPELSADIYDNGIHLTGGGALLKGLDKRLHQKTKLPIHIAEDPLRAVVRGTGTALKNIQNFRTVLMT